From Enterococcus wangshanyuanii, the proteins below share one genomic window:
- a CDS encoding ABC transporter ATP-binding protein, protein MIEIKNVSKRYGEKIVVSEVQLPITEQKLTAFIGPNGAGKSTLLSMMSRLIPKDTGEIYLDHNEVKTWKQSELSKKLSILKQANGINLKITVRELVNFGRFPYSKGRLKKEDHEKVEEAMKNLGLLDLADELIDTLSGGQLQRVYIAMVLAQDTDYILLDEPLNNLDMNFAVQMMQTLRRLVDEFGKTVVIVLHDINFAASYADEIVAMKDGRLFTHGTTDEVIQSETLNKLYDMNIRICEIEGKRFCMYFS, encoded by the coding sequence ATGATCGAAATTAAAAATGTATCAAAACGATATGGTGAAAAAATTGTTGTCTCAGAAGTTCAATTGCCGATTACAGAACAAAAACTGACCGCTTTTATTGGGCCAAATGGAGCAGGAAAAAGTACCTTACTTTCGATGATGAGCCGTTTGATTCCTAAAGATACAGGAGAAATTTATTTAGATCACAATGAAGTCAAAACTTGGAAGCAAAGTGAATTATCCAAGAAATTATCGATTTTGAAACAAGCGAATGGTATTAATTTAAAAATCACTGTTAGAGAACTCGTTAACTTTGGTCGGTTTCCATACAGTAAAGGTCGCTTAAAAAAAGAAGACCATGAAAAAGTTGAAGAAGCGATGAAAAATCTTGGCTTGCTGGATTTAGCAGATGAGCTGATCGATACATTATCCGGCGGTCAATTACAGCGTGTCTATATTGCTATGGTTTTAGCACAGGATACAGATTACATTTTGCTGGACGAACCATTGAATAATTTAGACATGAATTTTGCAGTTCAAATGATGCAGACCTTACGTCGCTTAGTCGATGAATTTGGTAAAACGGTGGTCATCGTACTCCATGATATCAATTTTGCCGCCAGCTATGCAGATGAAATCGTAGCAATGAAGGACGGTCGCCTATTCACTCACGGCACGACGGATGAAGTGATCCAATCAGAAACATTGAATAAATTATACGATATGAATATCCGAATCTGTGAAATCGAAGGCAAACGCTTTTGCATGTATTTTAGCTAG
- a CDS encoding iron chelate uptake ABC transporter family permease subunit, with protein MKKFFQSSTIKIMVLLLAVLAVCALYLSYKTYGNWAFALELRGKKLLAFVFVGVAATFSTISFQTMTQNHFLTPNILGLDSLYVFIQTLLFFVLGGQQLLGNETVGTFLINVLLMVAASIVLSRFLLRKGSNDLFLLLMIGIILGTFFNSISTFLQVVMDPNEYDLLQGKLFASFGNVNSQHLLIAGILITLLVGFLWMKSSTLDVLHLGNDQATSLGVDVPRFQFILLTVISGLIGLSTALVGPVTFLGFIVANMSYQLMGTYRHRDLFIGGSLLSILLLVFGQFLVEQVFQLNTTLSIVIEFGGGLYFVGKIISERKQRG; from the coding sequence ATGAAAAAATTCTTCCAGTCATCAACCATAAAAATTATGGTACTGCTTTTGGCGGTTCTAGCAGTCTGTGCGCTTTACTTATCCTATAAAACTTATGGGAACTGGGCCTTTGCTTTAGAGCTGAGAGGGAAAAAGCTATTGGCTTTTGTTTTTGTCGGTGTTGCAGCCACTTTTTCAACGATCAGCTTTCAGACTATGACGCAAAACCATTTTCTAACACCGAATATTTTGGGTTTAGATTCATTATATGTGTTTATTCAAACGTTATTATTTTTCGTATTAGGCGGGCAGCAGCTTTTAGGCAATGAAACGGTGGGGACTTTTTTGATCAATGTCTTGTTGATGGTCGCAGCTAGTATCGTATTATCCCGTTTTTTATTGCGTAAAGGCAGCAATGATTTATTTTTACTATTGATGATCGGAATCATTTTAGGCACGTTTTTCAATAGTATCAGTACTTTTTTACAAGTAGTGATGGATCCAAATGAGTATGATCTGCTTCAAGGAAAGCTGTTTGCAAGCTTTGGTAATGTGAATAGCCAGCATTTGCTGATAGCCGGAATTTTAATCACCTTGCTGGTTGGATTTCTTTGGATGAAGAGTTCTACTCTAGATGTTTTACATTTGGGAAATGATCAAGCAACCAGTTTAGGCGTGGATGTACCAAGGTTTCAATTTATCTTACTGACCGTCATTAGTGGATTGATCGGCTTGTCAACGGCATTGGTTGGTCCTGTGACATTTTTAGGTTTTATTGTAGCAAATATGAGTTATCAATTGATGGGTACCTATCGCCATCGTGATTTATTTATAGGCGGCAGCTTATTGTCGATTTTATTGCTTGTTTTTGGTCAATTTTTAGTTGAACAGGTTTTTCAGCTGAACACGACGTTAAGTATTGTGATCGAGTTTGGCGGCGGATTGTATTTTGTCGGGAAAATTATTAGTGAAAGGAAGCAGCGTGGATGA
- a CDS encoding ABC transporter permease: MKKLGLFVLLLLLIVSSIFVGVKDISLTQLFQWDAQQQLVLLTTRVPRTISLVIAGSTISISGLIMQHLTQNKFVSPSTAGTMDSARLGILVVMIFFPSAPLLFRSFVAFLFAFGGTLAFIYLTRFLPAKNQVMIPLIGVMFGNIIGSIATFFAYQFQLVQNMSSWLQGNFSTVMKGNYELLYLTIPLLVVTYLFAYRFTVVGMGEDMATNLGINYQRVQLFGLGIVALSSAVVLIMVGNIPFLGVIVPNLVSLRYGDHMKNTLAITAVGGSIFLLACDVLARVVIAPYEIPVSVVVGVLGSFIFIALLMRRKTA; the protein is encoded by the coding sequence ATGAAAAAATTGGGTCTATTTGTTCTCCTACTTCTTTTGATCGTGTCGTCCATTTTCGTTGGCGTCAAGGATATTTCTTTGACTCAACTCTTTCAATGGGATGCACAACAACAGTTGGTATTGTTGACGACAAGGGTACCGCGAACAATCAGTTTGGTGATCGCTGGTAGTACGATCAGTATTTCTGGTTTGATCATGCAGCATTTAACACAAAATAAATTTGTTTCTCCAAGCACAGCAGGAACGATGGATAGCGCGCGTTTAGGGATTTTGGTCGTCATGATATTTTTTCCAAGTGCACCGTTATTATTTCGCTCGTTTGTCGCATTTCTATTTGCATTTGGCGGGACGCTGGCATTTATTTATTTAACACGTTTTTTGCCGGCAAAAAATCAAGTCATGATTCCTTTGATCGGTGTGATGTTCGGGAATATCATTGGTTCGATCGCGACCTTTTTTGCTTATCAGTTTCAATTGGTTCAAAATATGTCTTCTTGGCTGCAGGGAAATTTTTCTACAGTGATGAAGGGAAATTATGAGCTATTGTATCTGACGATACCTTTATTGGTCGTCACATATTTGTTTGCCTATCGATTTACAGTAGTTGGGATGGGCGAGGATATGGCAACAAATTTAGGTATAAATTATCAGCGTGTTCAGCTGTTTGGCTTAGGCATCGTCGCTTTATCCAGTGCAGTGGTACTGATCATGGTTGGGAATATTCCCTTTTTAGGTGTCATCGTGCCGAACCTTGTTTCGCTAAGATATGGAGATCACATGAAAAATACATTGGCGATCACAGCCGTTGGCGGAAGTATTTTCTTGTTGGCTTGTGATGTGTTGGCTCGTGTCGTGATTGCGCCTTACGAAATACCTGTTAGCGTGGTTGTGGGTGTATTAGGCAGCTTCATTTTTATTGCTTTATTGATGAGGAGGAAAACAGCATGA
- a CDS encoding YueI family protein has product MAQDDLQKHLDNAMYGTPQLKPEEQRKYMGTFRERCYLTMTIAQMKDSINKEHFLNEAQHHPEAFVLLNGAMDIALQSSYIKSINERNIPFTVVNDSVTNTPDSLGLILAAKEAVNVETIDIAQKYPKENTSDEKSPVKKGFWHNLFN; this is encoded by the coding sequence ATGGCGCAAGATGACTTACAGAAACATTTAGATAATGCAATGTATGGCACCCCGCAGCTAAAACCAGAGGAACAGCGAAAGTACATGGGTACTTTCCGAGAACGCTGTTACCTGACAATGACCATTGCCCAAATGAAAGATTCAATAAATAAAGAACATTTCTTAAATGAAGCACAGCACCATCCAGAAGCTTTTGTCCTTCTAAATGGCGCAATGGATATTGCCTTACAATCAAGTTACATCAAATCGATCAATGAAAGAAACATTCCCTTCACGGTGGTCAACGATTCCGTCACGAATACACCTGATTCACTGGGATTGATTTTAGCCGCAAAAGAAGCAGTCAATGTAGAAACGATCGATATCGCACAAAAATACCCTAAAGAAAATACTTCCGATGAAAAATCACCAGTAAAAAAAGGGTTTTGGCATAATTTATTCAATTAA
- a CDS encoding MucBP domain-containing protein encodes MKNGWQLLAGSLMGIFVLGGWQETVLADDVSVNTVSELQEAVKTAPGNRTIRLGENFPSDLDTTISLTESAYDITIDGNGNTLQSSSKKQLFSYGSGTGNPDASLTLTNMDLEGLGNNVRAISVGGYQGKFILDNVKVNNFQSYDDGGALYTSGNTVLKNSTFSNNKNTGSGYSGGAIASKGFSATLEVTNSRFVGNETMYAGTGNVGGEGGAFYFFQPSASANFIFKNNYFEANKAVETINGGSAKLADGGAIAFFNIVEGTNILFDGNTFRKNIAGDDGGAVLIQTNSNFSSGVMFSNNTFYENQALGQDLSANNGGAIQIYANGGIIEGRKAVIDYVNNTFVNNQAVYDGGAIGSSGYVTNTSAGRYANNLFVGNKARTATKNNIADATIAGAGNLETNIGYDNGTLSNVSVEDVFGSMTVHLVDNYNQITAGTSKDRIIIPTIPIVPEKAADNQVENLRNVSIDQRTFTREAKADIGSVEMDWIKYDSNGGTFTFDEAITDYQGKEYYEMDDQTAYYQVGYGGLERTIPAQTDLKAARDGYRFMGWSTDKTASKPDEVYAPGKAIITQKPETTLYAIWKKAEAVTVHYMTYDENQQLVKISPDETLTGNLDEAYHAHIKQVDGYAFAGVKDGDSISGVFSDEAKEITLIYVKETKEKGAVLSQYQDENGTPLAGDEVSLGEIGSDYSTQPKTIAGYTLKEVQGQETGKYETGIKKVIYIYKKDPLPQGQVTVHYQLEDQTPLTADVVLTGAVDDYYSVEFKTFDGYTLKAVQGTTGGKFTSAAQEVTLIYTPEVKRNGTLLVQYQDENGMPLALDEVTMQEVGTTYTTIGKTIPGYTLKEVIGAETGTYTEGITNVIYVYQKDPLPQGKVTIHYQLGDQTALAPDSEITGTVGEVYFVDIPSFDGYTLKEISGKIGGQFEAADQEVTLVYTKNTQEIVVGFLLVDYQDEEGNTIAPSELTSNNVSTPYDTDVKEIPGYTFKTVIGNPDGVYGIGMTHIVYIYSKNPVKQGQVTVHYQTDQGEQLAEDMILTGAVDDVYYADIKIFETYTLKSIVGKNYGQYTETAQEVTFVYTKEQTGTGLLVVDYLDEQGHPLISSDFFTGDIATDYQTSPKDIPGYRLKETVGAEQGQYADDVSRVTYVYTKEAQSGKIIFHYQDETGKKLQEDIMDEQPVNTPISLADFIKEIDNYTFKEIKGTNQGIYTEETQEITFIYSQKIGKITIKYLDTNGKEIANAENLTGLVGTDYQLEAKAIDGYIFKEVQGADAGKYGVDPIVVTYIYEKKVQPNTNNKNEEKGQNQVAANGVVPSSAGYAYGISGLANNNKGTLKSVFPKTGETQTRGLTIIGLVLLASMLSVRFFLKKKTD; translated from the coding sequence ATGAAAAACGGATGGCAACTATTAGCAGGATCGTTGATGGGGATCTTCGTATTAGGCGGCTGGCAGGAAACGGTATTAGCGGATGATGTCTCTGTAAATACAGTATCTGAGTTACAGGAAGCTGTAAAAACAGCTCCCGGAAATCGTACGATCAGACTAGGTGAAAATTTCCCGTCTGATTTAGATACGACCATTAGTTTAACAGAATCAGCTTATGATATTACGATCGACGGTAACGGCAATACGCTACAGTCGAGTAGTAAAAAGCAGCTGTTTTCATATGGCAGTGGTACGGGTAATCCTGATGCCAGTTTGACATTGACAAATATGGATTTAGAAGGATTAGGAAATAATGTTCGGGCGATCTCAGTGGGTGGTTACCAAGGAAAGTTTATATTAGATAACGTCAAAGTGAATAATTTTCAAAGTTATGATGATGGAGGTGCACTGTACACTTCGGGAAATACTGTTTTGAAAAATAGCACCTTTTCTAATAATAAAAATACTGGATCAGGTTATTCTGGCGGAGCAATTGCAAGCAAAGGCTTTTCGGCTACGTTAGAAGTCACCAATTCAAGATTCGTAGGAAATGAGACCATGTATGCCGGTACAGGAAATGTTGGTGGAGAAGGTGGCGCATTTTACTTTTTCCAACCGAGTGCTTCAGCTAACTTTATTTTCAAAAATAATTATTTTGAAGCAAACAAAGCGGTTGAAACAATTAATGGAGGAAGTGCCAAGTTAGCTGATGGCGGCGCAATTGCCTTCTTCAATATTGTTGAGGGAACCAATATTTTATTTGACGGAAACACGTTTAGAAAAAACATCGCTGGTGATGACGGCGGCGCTGTTTTGATTCAAACGAATAGTAATTTTAGCAGTGGGGTGATGTTTAGCAACAACACCTTTTATGAGAATCAAGCATTAGGGCAAGACCTTTCAGCCAATAACGGAGGAGCGATTCAAATCTATGCCAATGGCGGAATTATTGAAGGTCGAAAGGCAGTCATTGATTATGTGAACAATACCTTTGTCAATAATCAGGCTGTATATGATGGTGGTGCTATTGGCAGCTCAGGATATGTGACCAACACTTCTGCGGGTCGTTATGCAAATAATTTATTTGTAGGAAATAAAGCTCGGACTGCAACAAAAAATAATATTGCAGATGCCACGATTGCTGGAGCGGGTAATTTAGAAACGAATATTGGATACGATAACGGTACGTTAAGTAATGTGAGTGTGGAGGATGTGTTTGGATCGATGACGGTTCACTTGGTGGATAATTACAATCAAATCACAGCAGGCACGTCAAAAGATCGAATAATCATTCCAACGATTCCGATCGTACCTGAAAAAGCAGCTGATAATCAGGTAGAAAATCTCCGAAATGTTTCGATCGACCAACGAACTTTTACGAGGGAAGCTAAAGCAGATATTGGTTCAGTAGAAATGGACTGGATCAAATACGACAGCAATGGCGGAACGTTTACGTTTGATGAAGCGATCACTGATTATCAAGGAAAAGAATATTACGAAATGGATGATCAAACAGCCTATTACCAAGTCGGATATGGAGGTTTAGAAAGAACGATTCCTGCTCAGACAGATTTAAAAGCAGCTAGAGACGGCTATCGATTTATGGGGTGGTCGACGGATAAGACAGCAAGTAAGCCAGATGAAGTATACGCGCCAGGTAAGGCGATCATCACGCAAAAACCAGAGACAACATTATATGCGATTTGGAAAAAAGCAGAAGCCGTTACGGTTCATTATATGACTTATGATGAGAACCAGCAGCTCGTTAAAATAAGTCCTGATGAGACTTTGACTGGTAATTTAGACGAAGCGTACCATGCACATATCAAACAAGTCGACGGTTATGCTTTTGCAGGCGTGAAAGATGGCGACTCTATTTCAGGCGTTTTCAGTGATGAAGCAAAAGAAATCACTCTTATTTATGTAAAAGAGACCAAAGAAAAAGGCGCAGTGCTTTCACAATATCAGGATGAAAATGGAACTCCTTTAGCTGGCGATGAGGTTAGTTTAGGCGAGATCGGCAGCGACTACAGCACTCAGCCCAAAACGATCGCTGGTTATACGCTAAAAGAAGTGCAAGGCCAAGAAACAGGTAAATATGAAACAGGCATTAAAAAGGTTATCTATATTTACAAAAAAGACCCATTGCCGCAAGGTCAAGTGACTGTTCATTATCAATTAGAAGATCAAACACCGCTAACAGCAGATGTTGTTTTAACTGGGGCTGTTGATGATTATTACTCTGTTGAATTTAAAACCTTTGATGGATACACCTTAAAAGCAGTACAAGGAACTACTGGCGGCAAATTTACCAGTGCGGCTCAAGAGGTCACATTGATCTACACACCAGAGGTCAAAAGAAATGGCACTCTTTTAGTACAATATCAAGATGAAAACGGGATGCCGTTAGCGCTGGATGAGGTTACGATGCAAGAAGTGGGAACGACCTATACAACAATCGGTAAAACAATTCCCGGCTACACGTTAAAAGAGGTCATAGGAGCAGAAACAGGAACATACACAGAAGGGATTACTAACGTTATTTATGTGTACCAAAAAGATCCATTACCACAAGGAAAAGTCACTATTCACTATCAGCTTGGGGATCAAACAGCGCTAGCACCGGACAGTGAAATTACTGGTACAGTAGGAGAGGTTTACTTTGTAGATATACCAAGCTTTGATGGCTATACGCTGAAAGAAATTAGCGGGAAAATAGGCGGGCAGTTTGAAGCAGCTGATCAGGAAGTTACGCTTGTCTATACTAAAAACACACAAGAAATCGTTGTTGGATTTTTACTTGTTGATTATCAGGATGAAGAAGGCAATACGATCGCACCTAGTGAATTGACTAGTAATAATGTCTCTACTCCATATGATACGGACGTCAAAGAAATTCCCGGCTATACCTTCAAGACAGTGATCGGAAATCCGGATGGCGTTTATGGTATCGGAATGACTCATATCGTCTATATTTACAGCAAGAATCCAGTGAAGCAAGGTCAAGTCACTGTTCATTATCAAACAGACCAAGGAGAGCAGTTGGCTGAGGATATGATTTTGACGGGAGCTGTTGATGATGTTTATTATGCTGACATCAAAATTTTTGAAACGTATACACTAAAATCGATCGTTGGGAAAAACTATGGACAATATACAGAAACGGCTCAGGAAGTGACTTTCGTTTATACTAAAGAGCAAACAGGAACCGGCCTTTTGGTCGTAGATTATTTAGATGAACAAGGACATCCTTTGATCAGCAGTGATTTCTTTACAGGAGATATCGCGACGGATTATCAGACAAGTCCTAAAGACATTCCGGGTTACCGTTTGAAAGAGACAGTCGGAGCTGAGCAAGGTCAGTACGCTGATGACGTGTCAAGAGTCACATATGTTTACACGAAAGAAGCGCAATCAGGAAAAATCATTTTCCATTACCAAGATGAAACAGGGAAGAAGCTGCAAGAAGATATAATGGACGAACAGCCAGTCAATACGCCGATTAGTTTAGCTGACTTTATCAAGGAAATTGATAACTATACTTTCAAGGAAATAAAAGGGACCAACCAGGGGATTTACACTGAAGAAACGCAAGAAATCACATTTATCTATAGTCAAAAAATCGGGAAAATCACTATCAAATACCTTGATACAAATGGAAAAGAAATAGCAAATGCTGAAAATCTAACTGGCCTAGTAGGTACAGACTATCAATTAGAAGCGAAAGCGATTGATGGCTATATCTTCAAGGAAGTTCAAGGTGCAGATGCTGGGAAATACGGAGTTGATCCAATAGTCGTCACGTACATTTACGAGAAGAAAGTACAGCCGAATACGAATAACAAGAATGAAGAAAAAGGTCAAAATCAAGTGGCTGCTAATGGCGTTGTTCCTTCTTCAGCTGGTTATGCGTATGGCATCAGTGGTTTAGCAAATAATAACAAAGGCACGTTAAAATCAGTCTTTCCAAAAACAGGAGAAACGCAAACAAGAGGACTAACGATTATCGGGTTAGTATTACTGGCGAGTATGCTTTCTGTTCGATTTTTCCTTAAAAAGAAGACTGATTAA
- the gshAB gene encoding bifunctional glutamate--cysteine ligase GshA/glutathione synthetase GshB, translating to MKFKELLQQKSVRPYMTEARFGLEKESQRTTFDGALAKTDHPEILGNRSYHPYIQTDFSETQVELITPVANSINEMLRYLAAIHDVALRSMNKSEMLWPLSMPPKLPEKDEEIKIAKLEQFEGILYRRYLAREYGKRKQMVSGIHFNFEYAIELVQALYSVQTEYATIEEFKNILYMKVSRNYLRYRWLITYLFGASPVSEEGYFTEKEDRPKEPVRSIRNSAFGYKNKENVKVSYESLQSYIDDIHRMVENGVLSEEKEFYSAVRLRGGKQMSDLPKTGIRYIELRNLDLNPFAPLGIEEESLEFIHLFMLYLLWTDEKETPNDWVATGDLLNEQVALGHPFAQVNLLAEGDRIFAEMDEMIESLGLFKFKKVLEIHRGQLRTPDLTIAGKMWTIIESNSNHELGIVFGKEYQGMAYERPYQLAGFRNMELSTQLFLFDVIQKGVEVQILDEQEQFLKLTHKGHIEYVKNANMTSKDSYIVPLIMENKTVTKKVLAEAGFNVPAGDEFDALEQAEQAYMKYSEKAFVIKPKTTNYGLGITIFKEGASLADYSEALKLAFKEDSAVLIEEFLPGTEYRFFVIDDQVRAILLRVPANVVGDGVRSVEALVAEKNLNPLRGTHHRSPLELIQLGDVERLMLKEQNLLVTSVPEKDQVVYLRENSNISTGGDSIDVTDDFDESYKQIAIEAVKALGAKICGIDLIIPDKTIKGSKDSQTYGIIEANFNPAMHMHTYPHAGQGRHLTMDVLRLLYPEVF from the coding sequence ATGAAATTTAAAGAGTTATTACAACAAAAAAGTGTCCGTCCATATATGACAGAGGCACGCTTTGGTTTAGAAAAAGAAAGTCAGCGCACAACTTTTGATGGTGCGTTAGCAAAGACTGACCATCCAGAAATTTTAGGAAATCGTTCCTATCATCCATATATTCAGACAGATTTTAGTGAGACACAGGTGGAGTTGATCACGCCAGTAGCAAATTCGATCAATGAAATGCTGCGCTATTTGGCGGCGATCCATGATGTTGCGCTACGTTCCATGAATAAATCAGAAATGCTATGGCCGTTAAGTATGCCGCCAAAATTACCTGAAAAAGATGAAGAGATCAAAATTGCCAAACTAGAACAATTTGAAGGAATCCTTTATCGTCGCTACTTGGCACGAGAATACGGCAAGCGGAAACAAATGGTCAGCGGGATCCATTTTAATTTTGAATATGCGATCGAATTAGTTCAAGCGTTGTATTCAGTGCAAACAGAATATGCGACGATCGAAGAGTTCAAAAATATTTTATATATGAAAGTTTCGCGTAACTATTTACGTTACCGTTGGTTGATCACTTATTTATTTGGTGCGTCGCCAGTTAGTGAAGAGGGCTATTTTACAGAGAAGGAAGATCGTCCAAAAGAGCCAGTCAGAAGTATCCGCAATAGTGCGTTTGGCTATAAAAATAAAGAGAATGTCAAAGTCTCGTATGAATCTTTGCAAAGCTATATCGACGACATTCATCGAATGGTGGAAAATGGCGTTTTATCAGAGGAAAAAGAATTTTATTCGGCGGTTCGACTACGTGGCGGTAAGCAAATGTCTGATTTACCTAAAACCGGTATTCGTTATATCGAATTAAGAAATTTAGACTTGAACCCGTTTGCTCCTTTAGGGATAGAAGAAGAATCTTTGGAGTTCATTCATTTGTTTATGCTGTATCTGCTTTGGACGGATGAAAAAGAGACCCCAAATGATTGGGTAGCAACAGGTGATTTGTTGAATGAACAGGTTGCTTTAGGTCATCCTTTTGCCCAAGTAAACTTGCTAGCAGAAGGTGATCGGATCTTTGCAGAGATGGATGAAATGATTGAATCTCTAGGATTATTTAAATTCAAGAAAGTCCTTGAGATCCACAGAGGACAGTTGAGAACACCTGATTTGACGATCGCAGGAAAAATGTGGACGATCATCGAAAGTAATTCAAATCATGAATTAGGGATCGTTTTTGGGAAAGAGTATCAGGGAATGGCCTATGAAAGACCATATCAATTAGCAGGTTTTAGGAATATGGAATTATCTACGCAACTCTTTTTATTTGATGTCATTCAAAAAGGGGTAGAGGTTCAGATTTTAGATGAACAGGAACAATTTTTGAAGTTGACCCATAAAGGACATATAGAATATGTCAAAAATGCGAATATGACTAGCAAAGACAGCTACATCGTACCGCTGATCATGGAGAATAAGACGGTAACGAAGAAAGTCTTAGCAGAAGCTGGCTTCAATGTTCCTGCTGGTGATGAATTTGATGCGCTAGAGCAAGCAGAGCAGGCGTATATGAAGTATTCTGAAAAAGCGTTTGTGATTAAGCCAAAAACAACGAATTACGGTTTGGGTATCACGATTTTTAAAGAAGGAGCTTCTCTGGCGGACTACAGCGAGGCGTTGAAATTAGCTTTCAAAGAGGACTCTGCTGTGTTGATCGAAGAATTTCTACCAGGAACAGAATACCGTTTCTTTGTGATCGATGATCAGGTGCGGGCGATCTTATTACGTGTGCCAGCTAATGTGGTCGGTGATGGTGTTCGTTCGGTTGAAGCATTGGTGGCTGAGAAAAATCTGAACCCGCTAAGAGGGACGCATCACCGTTCGCCTTTAGAGCTGATTCAGCTTGGGGATGTTGAACGATTGATGCTGAAGGAACAGAACTTGTTAGTGACATCGGTTCCTGAAAAAGATCAGGTCGTCTATTTACGCGAGAATTCAAATATCAGCACAGGCGGTGATTCGATCGACGTCACGGACGATTTTGATGAGAGCTATAAACAAATTGCAATCGAAGCTGTAAAAGCTTTAGGAGCAAAAATCTGCGGGATCGATTTGATCATTCCAGACAAAACGATCAAGGGCAGTAAAGATAGCCAGACATACGGAATTATTGAAGCCAATTTTAATCCAGCGATGCATATGCATACCTATCCTCATGCAGGGCAAGGACGTCATTTGACGATGGACGTGCTGAGATTATTATATCCAGAAGTATTTTAG
- a CDS encoding cysteine hydrolase family protein produces the protein MTNRALIVIDLQNGLEQTGNGLFQLNDVLTGVNQRICAYRKQQQPIIFIQHEDEELIPQSHNWQLFEQLDARSEDYYVGKTHANSFFKTVLKQQLDALAVTELEFCGAQTEYCVDTTIRMAHGLGYTNFMKKGLSTTLNNELLGAKTIIQHHEQLWDKRFLTFI, from the coding sequence ATGACTAATCGAGCCTTGATCGTAATTGACTTGCAAAATGGTCTTGAACAAACTGGTAATGGTTTATTTCAGTTAAATGATGTATTGACTGGTGTTAATCAACGGATATGTGCATACCGCAAACAGCAGCAGCCGATCATCTTTATTCAACACGAGGATGAAGAACTGATTCCACAAAGCCACAATTGGCAATTATTTGAACAGTTAGACGCTCGTTCAGAAGATTATTATGTTGGAAAAACACATGCTAATTCCTTTTTTAAAACCGTTCTTAAACAACAGCTTGATGCGCTTGCTGTGACTGAGCTTGAGTTTTGCGGTGCTCAGACAGAGTATTGTGTAGATACGACGATTCGAATGGCTCATGGGTTGGGCTACACTAATTTCATGAAAAAAGGACTTAGCACTACATTAAACAATGAGTTACTTGGAGCCAAAACGATCATCCAGCACCATGAGCAATTATGGGACAAACGCTTTTTGACTTTTATTTAA
- a CDS encoding YitT family protein, protein MKFTKRQIQDALYVTIGSFILAVSINSVLLPNKIVAGGANGISVVINHLFGISPALVLYAINLPLLVLCFLLLGKDVGIKTIYGSLIYPFFVGITANFPVLTHNIFLATLFGGILTGVGLGLEFRGNASTGGTAIISQIVNKYFKISLGVSILFVDGLVILSALYVFSTDTVLFSLICLYIIGRVVDMVQVGFVRSKNVLIISPKYAEIKEKILIGMDKGMTLIPIEGGYQQNKSMLMMTVISEKDFSRIKEGVLEIDEEAFIVSMNASEVFGRGFSLKKIAEDYGIEANNL, encoded by the coding sequence ATGAAATTTACGAAAAGACAGATTCAAGACGCGCTTTATGTGACGATCGGTTCTTTTATTTTGGCTGTTTCGATCAATTCAGTACTGCTGCCTAATAAAATCGTTGCGGGTGGAGCAAATGGGATCAGTGTTGTGATCAATCACCTTTTTGGTATCAGCCCAGCTCTGGTTTTATATGCGATCAATCTGCCGCTGTTAGTGCTTTGTTTTTTATTACTAGGTAAAGATGTAGGGATCAAAACCATTTATGGCAGCTTGATTTATCCATTTTTCGTTGGGATCACTGCTAATTTTCCTGTGTTAACGCATAATATCTTTTTGGCGACGTTATTTGGTGGGATTTTAACTGGTGTTGGTTTAGGCTTAGAATTTAGAGGAAATGCGTCAACTGGCGGAACTGCAATTATTTCTCAAATCGTGAATAAATATTTTAAAATTTCTTTGGGCGTATCGATTTTATTTGTCGATGGTCTGGTGATTCTATCTGCTTTATATGTTTTTAGTACAGATACTGTTTTATTCTCATTGATCTGTCTTTACATCATTGGGCGTGTTGTTGATATGGTCCAAGTTGGATTTGTTCGTTCGAAAAACGTACTGATCATCTCACCAAAATATGCAGAGATCAAAGAAAAAATCCTGATCGGTATGGACAAAGGGATGACACTTATTCCAATCGAAGGCGGCTATCAACAAAATAAAAGTATGCTGATGATGACCGTGATCAGTGAAAAAGATTTCAGCCGGATCAAAGAAGGGGTTCTTGAAATTGATGAAGAAGCGTTCATCGTGTCAATGAACGCCAGTGAGGTATTCGGGCGTGGGTTTAGTTTGAAAAAAATTGCTGAAGATTATGGAATCGAAGCGAACAATCTATAA